In the Victivallis sp. Marseille-Q1083 genome, one interval contains:
- the pdxA gene encoding 4-hydroxythreonine-4-phosphate dehydrogenase PdxA: MRKRLPVIALTMGDPAGIGPELVVRAAADPVFRALAELVIYGPEAVIAEAAERFAPGSRPVVRPVGRLQPAEFRCGVAAGCCGLAAYETITAATLDALSGKVDALVTAPVNKYSVNLAGIPFTGHTERIAELCGAADFAMMQSAGNLRVAFVTTHIPLREVAGRISRERIVKVARLLNEVVKAEGVTAPKLAAAAINPHAGENGCMGLEDEQVVKPALQQLREEGIAVDGPFPPDTLFIEKIRSGYDGIVSMYHDQGHIPFKMLAFECGVNSTLGLPIIRTSVDHGTAFEIAWRGIADSGSLSAAIRTAALRAAHRLEVGN, from the coding sequence ATGCGAAAGCGCTTGCCTGTCATCGCCCTGACGATGGGAGATCCGGCCGGTATCGGGCCGGAGCTGGTGGTGAGGGCGGCTGCCGACCCGGTGTTTCGAGCGCTGGCGGAGTTGGTCATTTATGGACCGGAGGCGGTGATAGCCGAGGCGGCGGAGCGTTTCGCGCCCGGGTCGCGGCCGGTAGTGCGGCCGGTCGGCCGCCTGCAACCGGCCGAATTCCGCTGCGGCGTGGCGGCGGGCTGTTGCGGTCTGGCGGCTTATGAGACGATTACGGCGGCGACGCTGGACGCCTTGTCCGGTAAAGTCGATGCGCTGGTGACGGCGCCGGTCAACAAATATTCGGTCAATTTGGCCGGCATTCCGTTTACCGGGCATACCGAACGGATCGCCGAACTGTGCGGCGCGGCGGATTTTGCAATGATGCAGTCGGCCGGCAATTTACGGGTGGCGTTCGTCACTACCCATATTCCCCTGCGGGAGGTGGCTGGCCGGATCAGCCGCGAGCGGATTGTCAAGGTTGCCCGGTTGTTGAACGAGGTCGTCAAGGCCGAAGGCGTGACGGCGCCGAAACTGGCGGCGGCGGCGATCAATCCGCATGCCGGCGAAAACGGCTGCATGGGATTGGAGGATGAGCAGGTCGTCAAACCGGCGCTGCAGCAGCTCCGGGAGGAGGGCATCGCCGTCGACGGGCCTTTCCCGCCGGATACGCTGTTCATCGAAAAAATCCGTTCCGGGTATGACGGCATCGTCTCGATGTACCACGACCAGGGGCATATACCGTTTAAAATGCTGGCTTTCGAGTGCGGCGTCAATTCGACGCTGGGACTGCCGATCATCCGGACCAGCGTCGACCACGGGACCGCGTTTGAGATCGCCTGGCGCGGCATTGCCGATTCCGGCAGCCTTTCTGCCGCCATCCGGACTGCCGCCTTGCGGGCCGCTCATCGTCTCGAGGTGGGGAATTGA
- a CDS encoding 30S ribosomal protein S1 has protein sequence MVTEAKTQAAESKYVDLDNMPSMDELLQGTVKSDFVEGSIIPGTIVEKRNDGALVDIGYKAEGFVPAGEFSKWNDVKVGDTIDVFLEEIENENSMPGISLSKACAIKAWNRITDECGEGSVVKGLMKHRVKGGIIVDIDGVEAFLPGSQIDIGPVRNMDDFIGKEFDVKILKINSERRNIVVSRRELLEESLRDRRSNLLKEMEIGQLRSGVVKNITDFGAFIDLGGVDGLLHITDMSWGRISHPSELLEVGQPVEVVILDIDYNKERVSLGYKQKSQNPWEAVEEKYPVGSRVKGRVVNIMPYGAFVEIEDGVEGLIHVSEMSWTKRITKAGEVVSVGEEVEAVVLDIDKNNKKISLGLRQKERNPWEVLLEKYPVGSRIHGKVRNMTSYGAFVEIENDIDGMIHVSDMSWTRKINNPSEILKPGDEVAAVILDINPEQQRISLGLKQTESDPWENIDKLYAVGDVVTGKVTKITAFGAFIELSHKIDGLIHISQISKEHVDKVKDVLNIGDEVEARVIKVDNDERRIGLSIKAASEHFSEEELKQAGEEYTAALKPGDEMVAMGEAFGDVFGNK, from the coding sequence ATGGTAACAGAAGCAAAAACTCAGGCCGCCGAATCGAAGTACGTTGATTTGGACAACATGCCCTCCATGGACGAGCTGCTGCAAGGCACCGTCAAAAGCGACTTCGTCGAAGGTTCCATCATTCCGGGTACGATCGTCGAAAAACGCAACGACGGCGCGCTGGTGGACATCGGCTACAAAGCGGAAGGCTTTGTGCCAGCCGGGGAATTCTCGAAATGGAACGACGTCAAGGTCGGCGACACGATCGACGTATTCCTCGAAGAAATCGAGAATGAGAACAGCATGCCGGGCATCAGTCTGTCGAAAGCCTGTGCCATCAAGGCCTGGAACCGGATCACCGACGAATGCGGCGAAGGCAGTGTCGTCAAAGGCCTGATGAAACATCGCGTCAAAGGCGGTATCATCGTCGACATCGACGGAGTGGAAGCGTTCCTGCCGGGTTCCCAGATCGATATCGGTCCGGTCCGCAACATGGATGATTTCATCGGCAAGGAGTTCGACGTCAAGATTCTCAAGATCAACAGCGAACGCCGCAATATCGTCGTTTCCCGCCGTGAGCTTCTGGAAGAATCGCTGCGCGACCGCCGCAGTAATCTGCTTAAAGAGATGGAAATCGGCCAACTGCGTAGCGGCGTGGTCAAGAACATCACCGATTTCGGCGCGTTCATTGACCTCGGCGGTGTCGACGGCCTGCTGCATATCACCGATATGTCCTGGGGCCGCATCAGCCATCCGTCCGAGCTGCTCGAAGTCGGCCAGCCGGTGGAAGTGGTCATCCTCGACATCGATTACAACAAAGAGCGCGTTTCGCTGGGTTACAAGCAGAAATCGCAGAATCCGTGGGAAGCGGTCGAAGAGAAATATCCGGTCGGCAGCCGGGTCAAGGGCCGGGTCGTCAACATTATGCCGTACGGCGCATTCGTCGAAATCGAAGATGGCGTCGAAGGTTTGATCCACGTTTCGGAAATGTCATGGACCAAACGCATCACCAAGGCCGGTGAAGTGGTCAGCGTCGGCGAAGAAGTCGAAGCCGTCGTGCTGGACATCGATAAGAACAATAAGAAAATTTCCCTCGGCCTGCGCCAGAAAGAACGCAATCCATGGGAAGTGTTGTTGGAAAAATATCCGGTCGGCAGCCGCATTCACGGCAAAGTCCGCAACATGACCAGCTATGGCGCTTTCGTTGAAATCGAAAACGACATCGACGGCATGATCCACGTTTCCGACATGTCCTGGACGCGCAAGATCAATAACCCGAGCGAAATTCTCAAGCCGGGCGATGAAGTCGCCGCGGTCATCCTGGATATCAATCCGGAACAGCAGCGCATCAGCCTCGGCCTGAAGCAGACCGAATCCGATCCGTGGGAAAATATCGATAAATTGTATGCGGTCGGCGACGTGGTCACCGGCAAAGTGACGAAGATCACCGCGTTCGGCGCCTTTATCGAACTGTCGCACAAGATCGACGGCTTGATCCACATTTCCCAGATCAGCAAAGAACATGTCGACAAAGTCAAAGATGTCCTGAACATCGGCGACGAAGTCGAAGCCCGGGTCATCAAAGTCGACAACGACGAACGCCGGATCGGCCTGAGCATCAAAGCCGCCAGCGAACATTTCTCGGAAGAGGAGTTGAAGCAGGCCGGCGAAGAGTATACCGCGGCTCTGAAGCCGGGCGATGAAATGGTGGCGATGGGCGAAGCCTTCGGCGACGTCTTCGGCAACAAATAA
- the fabF gene encoding beta-ketoacyl-ACP synthase II gives MNDRRVVVTGSGALSCVGNSVKELWDSLINGRCGIDKVTRFDASEYRTQIAGEVKNFDVSRYVSVKEAKRLDLFCQYAIAACDEAMDEAGLPHDLANSPFDSTRVGVLVSSGIGGLATISEQAKVLFERGPNKVSPFLIPMMIGDLASGNISMRYGARGPNLGLVTACATGCHSIGEAFWMIKRDDADVMICGGVEASIVPLGFAGFCSLKAMSQRNDDPQHASRPFDLGRDGFVMSEGAGVLVIEELEHARKRGANILAEIVGYGATGDAHHVTAPHPAGDGMARAIKVALAHAGLRPDEVDYINAHGTSTELNDKYETLSIKAGLGEAAAKKVAVSSTKGATGHALGAAGGVESIVCINAIRSGIVPPTINYETPDPECDLDVTPNTAREREVNVALNINLGFGGHNGALVFKRFA, from the coding sequence ATGAATGACAGACGCGTAGTGGTAACCGGCAGCGGGGCGCTGTCCTGCGTGGGCAACAGCGTCAAGGAACTCTGGGATTCACTGATCAACGGCCGCTGCGGCATCGACAAAGTGACCCGTTTCGACGCCAGCGAGTATCGAACGCAGATTGCCGGCGAAGTCAAGAATTTCGATGTTTCCAGATACGTGTCTGTCAAAGAGGCGAAGCGTCTGGATCTCTTCTGTCAATATGCCATTGCCGCCTGCGACGAAGCGATGGACGAGGCGGGGCTGCCGCACGATTTGGCCAACAGTCCGTTCGATTCCACCCGGGTCGGGGTGCTGGTATCCAGCGGCATCGGCGGGTTGGCGACGATCAGCGAGCAGGCGAAAGTCCTGTTCGAGCGTGGACCGAACAAAGTTTCGCCGTTTCTGATTCCGATGATGATCGGCGATCTGGCCAGCGGCAATATTTCGATGCGTTACGGCGCCCGCGGGCCGAATCTGGGACTGGTGACGGCCTGTGCGACCGGTTGCCATTCAATCGGCGAGGCGTTCTGGATGATCAAGCGCGACGATGCCGACGTGATGATCTGCGGCGGCGTGGAAGCTTCCATCGTGCCGCTCGGCTTCGCCGGTTTCTGTTCGTTGAAAGCGATGAGCCAGCGCAACGATGACCCGCAGCATGCCAGCCGGCCGTTCGACTTGGGCCGCGACGGTTTCGTCATGTCCGAAGGCGCCGGTGTGCTGGTGATTGAAGAACTGGAACACGCCAGGAAGCGCGGCGCCAATATTTTGGCGGAAATCGTCGGTTATGGCGCCACCGGAGACGCGCATCATGTGACTGCGCCGCATCCGGCCGGCGATGGAATGGCGCGGGCGATCAAAGTCGCCCTGGCGCATGCCGGCCTGCGGCCGGATGAGGTCGATTATATCAACGCGCACGGCACCAGCACCGAATTGAACGACAAATACGAAACCCTGTCGATCAAGGCGGGCCTGGGGGAAGCGGCGGCGAAGAAGGTGGCGGTCAGCAGCACCAAAGGGGCGACCGGCCATGCGCTCGGCGCCGCCGGCGGGGTGGAATCGATCGTCTGCATCAATGCCATTCGCAGCGGTATCGTGCCGCCGACGATCAATTATGAAACGCCGGATCCGGAGTGTGATCTGGATGTTACGCCGAATACCGCCAGAGAGCGCGAAGTCAATGTGGCGCTCAACATCAACCTCGGTTTCGGCGGCCACAATGGCGCGCTTGTTTTCAAGCGTTTTGCCTGA
- a CDS encoding acyl carrier protein, producing the protein MSSVAEKVKKIVVDQLGVAEDQVTEEAKFIEDLGADSLDLVELVMAFEEEFGSDIPDEDAEKLTTVGKAISYIESKAE; encoded by the coding sequence ATGTCTTCAGTTGCGGAAAAAGTTAAGAAAATCGTGGTTGATCAGTTGGGCGTTGCGGAAGATCAGGTTACCGAAGAAGCGAAATTCATCGAAGACCTGGGCGCGGACTCTCTCGACCTGGTCGAACTGGTGATGGCTTTCGAAGAGGAATTCGGTTCGGACATTCCGGATGAAGACGCCGAGAAGCTGACCACCGTCGGCAAGGCGATCAGCTATATCGAAAGCAAAGCTGAATAA
- the fabG gene encoding 3-oxoacyl-[acyl-carrier-protein] reductase, whose product MEKRLDGKVAIVTGGARGIGKAICERLAAEGASLAIVDIMLEVAQQTADEFAAAGVTARAYAANVAKLEDAEATVKRVMDDFGKVDILVNNAGITRDNLLMRMSEADWDAVLAVNLKGTFNFTKAVCRPMMKARSGKIVSIASVVGRMGNAGQANYSASKAGVIGLTKTVAKEFASRNIQANAVAPGYIVTDMTGKLSAEATEAFLKVIPMQRGGKPEDVANVVYFLCSPDSDYVTGQVVNVDGGMLM is encoded by the coding sequence TTGGAAAAACGTTTGGATGGCAAAGTCGCCATCGTCACCGGCGGTGCGCGCGGCATCGGCAAAGCGATTTGTGAACGATTGGCCGCCGAAGGCGCTTCGCTGGCGATCGTCGATATCATGCTTGAGGTGGCTCAGCAGACCGCCGATGAATTTGCCGCCGCCGGCGTGACCGCCAGGGCTTATGCGGCGAACGTCGCCAAGCTGGAAGATGCCGAAGCGACCGTCAAACGGGTGATGGATGATTTCGGCAAGGTCGACATTCTGGTCAACAATGCCGGCATCACCCGCGACAATCTGCTGATGCGGATGAGCGAAGCCGACTGGGATGCCGTACTGGCCGTCAATCTGAAAGGGACTTTCAATTTTACGAAGGCGGTCTGCCGCCCGATGATGAAGGCCCGTTCCGGCAAAATCGTCAGCATCGCCTCGGTGGTCGGCCGGATGGGCAATGCCGGACAGGCCAACTATTCCGCCTCCAAGGCCGGTGTCATCGGCCTGACCAAAACGGTGGCCAAGGAGTTTGCATCGCGCAACATCCAGGCCAACGCGGTGGCGCCGGGATATATCGTCACCGATATGACCGGCAAGCTGTCGGCCGAAGCGACCGAGGCGTTTTTGAAGGTGATTCCGATGCAGCGCGGCGGCAAGCCGGAAGACGTCGCCAATGTGGTCTATTTCCTCTGCTCGCCGGACTCCGATTATGTCACCGGACAGGTCGTCAACGTCGACGGCGGAATGTTGATGTAA
- the fabD gene encoding ACP S-malonyltransferase encodes MKAFFVFSGQGAQAVGMGRDLYAENSAARAIFDAADRTLGYALSDICFNGPEENLTQTRYCQVAIYTTSCAALAAFRTVFPAVEPVACAGLSLGEYGALYAGQAFSFEAGLRLLAKRAELMDAACRSTDGGMASVLGGDAEVIREVCQACGIDVANYNSPGQIVISGEKSKVTAAVNELKARGMRKVIPLNVAGAFHSRLMASAGDALKQVLAASDIRLPEVPVYQNYTAAPAGSVEELKHNLACQVAGSVRWEECVRRMIAAGGDTMIEFGPGSVLTGLLRRTDGNIGYFNVNSMETLQSITL; translated from the coding sequence TTGAAAGCTTTTTTTGTCTTTTCCGGACAGGGCGCCCAGGCCGTCGGCATGGGGCGCGATCTTTATGCCGAAAACAGTGCGGCCAGGGCGATTTTTGACGCCGCCGATCGGACGCTCGGTTATGCGCTGAGCGATATCTGTTTCAACGGGCCCGAGGAAAATCTGACCCAGACCAGGTATTGCCAGGTCGCCATCTATACGACCAGCTGCGCGGCGCTGGCGGCGTTCCGGACGGTTTTTCCGGCGGTGGAGCCGGTGGCTTGCGCCGGCCTCAGCCTCGGTGAATACGGCGCGCTCTACGCCGGCCAGGCTTTTTCGTTCGAAGCCGGCCTGCGGCTGCTGGCCAAACGGGCCGAATTGATGGATGCCGCCTGCCGCTCCACCGATGGCGGCATGGCGTCGGTGCTCGGCGGCGACGCCGAGGTCATCCGGGAAGTCTGCCAGGCGTGCGGGATCGACGTGGCCAATTACAACAGTCCCGGCCAGATCGTCATCAGCGGCGAGAAGAGCAAAGTGACCGCCGCGGTCAATGAACTCAAAGCGCGCGGCATGCGCAAGGTGATTCCGCTGAATGTGGCCGGCGCTTTTCACTCCCGGTTGATGGCTTCCGCCGGTGACGCCTTGAAACAGGTGCTGGCCGCGAGCGATATCCGGCTGCCGGAGGTGCCGGTTTACCAGAATTATACCGCCGCCCCGGCCGGCAGCGTCGAAGAGTTGAAGCACAATCTGGCCTGCCAGGTGGCCGGTTCCGTCCGCTGGGAAGAGTGTGTGCGCCGGATGATCGCCGCCGGCGGCGACACGATGATCGAATTCGGTCCGGGCTCGGTGCTGACCGGCCTCTTGCGGCGGACCGACGGCAATATCGGATATTTCAATGTCAACAGCATGGAAACGCTTCAAAGTATCACATTGTAA
- the trpS gene encoding tryptophan--tRNA ligase, translated as MRVLSGVQPSGTPHIGNYFGMMKPALELQQQGEAFLFIADYHALTTSPEPSALRERTIELAVDFLACGLNPDKTVFFRQSDVPQVTELTWILNNITTVGLLERAHSYKDKVAKGFIPNNGLFSYPVLMASDILIYQSNIVPVGRDQKQHLEITRDLAVRFNNTYGDIFTIPEGFIQESVAVVPGTDGQKMSKSYNNIIPIFDKEKAIRKTIMNVVTDCKGLEDPKDPDSCNVVALYKLMATPEQLEEMRAKYRAGNYGYGHAKQALFEVLWDYFAPMRKRREELLNNLDFVHAVLRKGAARAREEADKTMELVRRAVGLR; from the coding sequence ATGAGAGTTCTATCAGGAGTACAGCCATCCGGAACGCCTCATATCGGCAATTATTTCGGTATGATGAAACCGGCTCTGGAACTGCAGCAACAGGGCGAAGCGTTCCTGTTCATCGCCGACTATCACGCGTTGACCACCTCGCCGGAACCGTCGGCGCTGCGCGAACGCACCATCGAGCTGGCCGTCGATTTTCTCGCCTGCGGGCTGAACCCGGACAAGACGGTCTTTTTCCGTCAATCCGATGTGCCGCAGGTGACCGAATTGACCTGGATACTGAACAACATCACGACGGTCGGCCTGCTGGAACGGGCGCACAGCTACAAGGACAAGGTGGCGAAAGGTTTCATTCCGAACAACGGCTTATTTTCCTATCCGGTGCTGATGGCGTCGGACATTCTGATCTACCAGAGCAACATCGTGCCGGTCGGCCGCGACCAGAAACAGCATCTGGAAATCACCCGCGACCTGGCGGTCCGCTTTAACAACACTTACGGCGACATCTTCACGATTCCGGAGGGATTCATCCAGGAATCGGTGGCGGTGGTCCCCGGCACCGACGGCCAGAAAATGTCCAAAAGCTACAACAACATCATCCCGATCTTCGACAAGGAAAAAGCCATCCGCAAGACGATCATGAACGTCGTCACCGATTGCAAGGGCCTGGAGGACCCCAAAGATCCGGACAGTTGCAATGTGGTGGCGCTGTACAAATTGATGGCGACGCCGGAACAGCTTGAGGAGATGCGGGCGAAGTACCGGGCCGGCAACTACGGTTACGGCCATGCCAAGCAGGCGCTGTTCGAAGTGCTGTGGGATTATTTCGCGCCGATGCGGAAACGCCGGGAAGAGCTGCTGAACAATCTCGATTTTGTCCATGCCGTGCTGCGGAAAGGCGCGGCGCGCGCCCGCGAGGAGGCCGACAAGACGATGGAACTGGTTCGACGGGCCGTCGGCCTGCGCTGA
- the galK gene encoding galactokinase, whose product MSKIVEKFTELYGRKPVVRSAAPGRLEILGNHTDYNQGFVLSCAVGQHTEFVLAPCEGRRCRMADFRDGSRVSFELDDIDTAKPRDWTNYIKGVIVELRKRGIEIGAFDGAILSSVPLSAGMSSSAALEIAAGFAFREVWNIDLPLADWARVGQGVENHYMGLKSGLLDQFSSIFGKRDSLILSDFRTVEVVKNVALPHGYVLAVINSMVKHNLVDSEYNTRRLDCEAATAKLVRRYPGATTLRDISTAQLEAAKEELTLMEYRRAKHVVGECERVMQGVAALEHHDIATFGRLLFESHQSSIDNFENSTPELDYLIELAQSLPGCIGARLSGGGFGGITIHLLKADAAEAYCRRIREGFRLKFNVNPEAIICDIGDGASAHRL is encoded by the coding sequence ATGAGCAAAATCGTTGAGAAATTCACCGAACTGTACGGCCGGAAGCCGGTGGTGCGGTCGGCCGCCCCCGGCCGGCTGGAGATCCTCGGCAACCATACCGATTACAACCAGGGGTTCGTCTTGAGCTGCGCCGTCGGCCAGCATACCGAATTCGTCCTGGCGCCCTGCGAAGGGCGCCGGTGCCGGATGGCCGACTTCCGTGACGGCAGCCGGGTGTCGTTCGAGCTCGACGACATCGACACCGCCAAACCGCGCGACTGGACGAACTACATCAAAGGGGTCATCGTCGAATTGCGGAAGCGCGGCATTGAAATCGGCGCATTCGACGGCGCCATTTTAAGCAGCGTGCCGCTGTCGGCCGGCATGAGCAGTTCCGCCGCCCTGGAAATCGCCGCCGGATTCGCCTTCCGCGAAGTCTGGAACATCGACCTGCCGCTGGCAGACTGGGCGCGCGTCGGTCAGGGCGTTGAAAATCATTACATGGGACTGAAAAGCGGTCTGCTCGACCAGTTCAGTTCGATTTTCGGCAAACGCGACAGCCTGATCCTGTCCGATTTCCGGACGGTCGAAGTGGTTAAAAACGTCGCTCTGCCGCACGGTTACGTGCTGGCGGTGATCAACTCGATGGTCAAACACAACCTGGTCGATTCGGAATACAACACCCGGCGGCTGGATTGCGAAGCCGCCACCGCCAAACTGGTGCGGCGCTACCCCGGCGCGACGACTTTGCGCGATATTTCGACGGCGCAGTTGGAAGCCGCGAAGGAAGAGCTGACGCTGATGGAATACCGCCGCGCCAAGCACGTCGTCGGCGAATGCGAGCGGGTCATGCAGGGGGTGGCGGCCCTGGAGCACCACGATATCGCCACTTTCGGACGGCTGCTGTTCGAGTCGCACCAGAGTTCGATCGACAATTTCGAAAACAGCACGCCGGAACTGGACTACCTGATCGAACTGGCCCAGTCGCTGCCCGGCTGTATCGGCGCCAGATTGAGCGGCGGCGGCTTCGGCGGCATCACCATTCATCTGCTGAAAGCGGACGCCGCCGAGGCCTACTGCCGGCGCATCCGGGAGGGATTCCGGCTGAAGTTCAACGTCAATCCGGAAGCCATCATCTGCGATATCGGCGACGGCGCTTCCGCGCATCGGTTGTAA
- a CDS encoding nucleotide exchange factor GrpE: MAEDNIDPKDIETPADLPAEEPRPADAGESEAPTAPEPEKKKAKKQSAEEKLTAELAELQDKFLRLQADYSNYRKRMAKDLSGARMMGVMETVTPFLQVFDLFAMAVKAAETSDNIAAIQQGLSMIGVEYQKALDELGIIKFDAVDQKFDPELHDAVANETSDMPEGTVIKQWNCGYKIGDRLLRPARVVVSSGPAAE, from the coding sequence ATGGCTGAAGATAACATCGATCCGAAAGATATCGAAACGCCGGCCGATTTGCCGGCTGAGGAGCCCCGGCCGGCCGACGCCGGAGAGTCCGAAGCGCCAACGGCGCCGGAACCGGAAAAGAAGAAGGCGAAGAAACAGTCGGCCGAAGAGAAATTGACTGCCGAACTGGCGGAGTTGCAGGACAAATTTCTGCGCCTGCAGGCGGATTACAGCAATTACCGCAAGCGGATGGCCAAGGATCTCTCCGGCGCCAGAATGATGGGTGTCATGGAAACGGTGACGCCGTTTCTGCAGGTGTTCGACCTCTTTGCCATGGCGGTGAAGGCGGCGGAAACCAGTGACAATATCGCGGCAATCCAGCAGGGCTTGTCGATGATCGGCGTCGAATATCAGAAAGCGCTCGATGAACTCGGCATCATCAAATTCGATGCCGTCGATCAGAAATTCGATCCGGAACTCCATGACGCGGTCGCCAATGAAACGAGCGACATGCCGGAGGGCACGGTGATCAAACAGTGGAATTGCGGATATAAAATCGGCGACCGGCTGCTGCGGCCGGCCCGCGTGGTGGTCAGCAGCGGCCCCGCAGCGGAATGA
- the dnaJ gene encoding molecular chaperone DnaJ, whose translation MAKDYYEILGVAKTATPEEIKKAYRKLAVKYHPDKNPGDKSAEEKFKEVSQAYEVLSDAGKRAQYDQFGHEAYTSSGGHGPGGGYSGADPFDIFSQVFGGGGGGFNFEDLFGGGGHSRRRQSPNGAVDGADLRYDMEINFEDAVYGADRKIVIPRLVGCDACNGSGCEPGSGRKTCPKCGGSGQVAMSQGFFSIRQACPTCRGTGQIVEKPCKKCRGEGRVRVEKTLQIHIPPGVDTGSRLRVAGEGESGVRGGRNGDLYVVIHVRAHEIFHREGNDVICELPVSYSVATLGGVVEVPTVSGVAKMKVPAGTQTGTILRMRGKGMPALRGGVRGDMHVRIFVEVPAGLNREQQQLLEQFEASLKADKNYPLKSEFLNKAKRFMT comes from the coding sequence ATGGCAAAAGACTATTATGAAATTCTCGGGGTCGCCAAGACGGCGACACCGGAAGAAATCAAGAAAGCCTATCGCAAACTGGCGGTAAAATATCATCCGGACAAAAATCCGGGCGATAAATCGGCGGAAGAAAAATTCAAAGAGGTGTCGCAGGCGTACGAAGTGCTCAGCGACGCCGGCAAACGTGCCCAGTACGATCAGTTCGGTCACGAGGCGTACACCTCCAGCGGTGGCCACGGTCCGGGCGGCGGTTATTCCGGCGCCGATCCATTCGATATCTTCAGCCAGGTATTCGGCGGCGGAGGTGGTGGATTCAATTTCGAAGACCTCTTCGGCGGCGGCGGTCACAGCCGGCGGCGGCAATCGCCGAACGGCGCGGTGGACGGGGCCGATTTGCGCTACGATATGGAAATCAATTTCGAAGACGCCGTTTACGGTGCCGACCGCAAGATCGTCATTCCGCGCCTGGTCGGGTGCGATGCCTGCAACGGCAGCGGCTGCGAACCGGGTTCCGGCCGCAAAACCTGCCCGAAATGCGGCGGTTCCGGCCAGGTTGCGATGTCCCAGGGCTTCTTCAGCATCCGACAGGCCTGCCCGACCTGCCGGGGCACCGGCCAGATCGTCGAAAAACCGTGCAAGAAGTGCCGCGGAGAAGGCCGGGTGCGGGTGGAAAAAACCCTGCAGATCCATATTCCGCCGGGGGTGGACACCGGTTCCCGGCTGCGGGTGGCCGGAGAAGGAGAAAGCGGCGTGCGTGGCGGCCGTAACGGCGATTTGTACGTGGTCATCCATGTCCGGGCCCATGAAATTTTTCATCGCGAAGGCAACGATGTCATCTGCGAACTGCCGGTCAGCTATTCGGTCGCGACGCTTGGCGGCGTCGTCGAAGTGCCAACCGTCTCCGGGGTCGCCAAAATGAAAGTGCCGGCCGGCACCCAGACCGGAACGATTCTGCGGATGCGCGGCAAAGGAATGCCGGCGCTGCGCGGCGGGGTGCGCGGCGACATGCACGTCCGCATTTTCGTCGAAGTGCCGGCCGGATTGAACCGGGAACAGCAACAGTTGCTCGAACAATTCGAGGCATCGCTGAAAGCGGACAAAAATTATCCGCTGAAGAGTGAATTTCTGAATAAGGCCAAACGTTTCATGACTTGA
- the smpB gene encoding SsrA-binding protein SmpB, with translation MADKKMKEHGNVLADNRKALHDYSVLERCEAGVELVGTEVKSCRARAIALADAFVRLERGQAFLENVHIAVYDHGNRFNHAPKQKRRLLLHKKEILKLSQQVRERGLTVVPLKFLLKGGLVKVELGLCKGKTHEDKRQTLRERQDDLDARRAMREH, from the coding sequence ATGGCAGATAAAAAAATGAAAGAGCATGGCAATGTGCTGGCGGACAACCGCAAGGCGTTGCATGATTACTCGGTGCTGGAGCGTTGCGAGGCCGGCGTGGAGCTGGTCGGTACGGAAGTCAAGAGCTGCCGGGCCAGGGCGATCGCCCTGGCGGATGCGTTCGTGCGGCTGGAACGGGGACAGGCGTTCCTCGAAAACGTCCATATCGCCGTTTACGATCACGGCAACCGTTTCAACCATGCGCCGAAACAGAAGCGGCGGCTGCTGCTGCATAAAAAGGAAATTTTGAAACTGTCGCAGCAGGTGCGGGAGCGCGGCTTGACCGTCGTGCCGTTGAAATTCCTGTTGAAAGGCGGGTTGGTCAAAGTGGAGCTCGGCCTTTGCAAAGGCAAGACGCACGAAGATAAACGCCAGACGCTGCGTGAACGGCAGGATGATCTCGACGCCCGCCGGGCGATGCGGGAACATTGA